From a region of the Kwoniella mangroviensis CBS 8507 chromosome 1 map unlocalized Ctg01, whole genome shotgun sequence genome:
- a CDS encoding asparagine-tRNA ligase yields the protein MKRTSIKVSNLPPTLRSILSQRTAQIATSTTSTDSPGEPISVNGWIKSIRTHKNVSFAEINDGSSGKSLQAVLKGKGKADGLTNGTSVNLKGELKKSKGQGQDLELLVNDLNILGECDSETYPIQKKSLPNSVLRDNAHLRFRTSQTAAVMRIRDNIMRDWHDWFEENDFIHIHTPLLTSSDCEGAGEVFTLLDQPNPNSPQTTTFFPHPAHLTVSSQLHLEAPTHSLSRTYTLSPSFRAEPSLTSRHLSEFYMLEGEVGFIEDLDQLLDVVEDGIKFSVDRILKEGSKRGKRVKEDLEMISKSSNDNSEIEVVEQQGVINRSDPLNHLRQILAKPFTRIDYTQALDLLRQAKEERREEGELPLKDVPTWGEGLSTENEKWLANHFNGPVFVMRYPKKIKPFYMLPSSTSTGKNGEEEGGETVECFDLLFPLIGEMAGGSLREHRLDHLTRAIEQNGMKVEDYEWYIDLRRYGSIPHGGWGMGWDRWISYVTGVGNVRDVVAYPRWKGHCKY from the exons atgaaaaggacATCAATTAAAGTGTCCAATCTCCCCCCGACCCTACGCTCCATCCTATCTCAGCGGACCGCCCAAATCGCAACATCCACAACATCCACCGACTCACCGGGAGAACCAATTTCCGTCAATGGATGGATCAAATCTATACGGACGCACAAGAATGTTTCCTTTGCTGAAATCAACGATGGGAGCTCGGGAAAGAGCCTGCAGGCTGTGCTGAAAGGCAAGGGAAAAGCtgatgg ACTGACGAATGGGACCAGCGTAAATCTCAAGGGAGAATTGAAAAAATCAAAAGGCCAAGGACAAGATTTAGAATTATTGGTGAATGATCTGAACATCTTGGGAGAGTGCGATtccgag ACATACCCAATCCAAAAGAAATCACTACCTAATTCTGTACTTCGTGATAACGCTCATTTGAGGTTCCGTACTTCCCAGACCGCAGCTGTGATGAGGATAAGGGATAATATCATGAGAGATTGGCATGATTGGTTCGAG GAAAACGACTTTATCCATATACATACCCCTCTCCTTACTTCATCAGATTGTGAAGGTGCCGGGGAAGTATTTACTCTCCTAGATCAACCTAATCCCAACAGTCCACAGACGACAACATTCTTCCCTCATCCTGCTCATCTAACCGTATCTTCCCAACTTCACTTGGAAGCTCCCACTCATTCTCTCTCACGTACATATacattatcaccttcattcAGGGCCGAACCAAGTTTGACATCAAGACATTTGAGTGAATTTTAcatgttggaaggtgaagtgggaTTTATAGAAGATCTAGATCAACTATTGGACgttgttgaggatggaatTAAATTCAGTGTAGATCGGATACTGAAAGAGGGTAGTAAGAGAGGTAAAAGGGTTAAAGAGGATTTAGAAATGATATCGAAATCCTCGAATGACAATTCGGAGATTGAGGTGGTAGAACAACAAGGagtgatcaatcgatcggATCCATTAAATCACTTGAGACAAATACTCGCTAAACCATTTACGAGAATCGATTATACTCAAGCTTTGGATTTACTTAGACAAGCtaaagaggaaagaagggaagaaggtgaattacctTTGAAAGATGTGCCGACTTGGGGAGAAGGTTTGTCGACAGAGAATGAAAAATGGTTGGCTAATCATTTTAATGGACCGGTGTTCGTTATGAGGTAtcccaagaagatcaaacctTTTTATATGTTACCTTCGTCCACCTCCAcagggaagaatggagaggaagagggtgggGAGACAGTAGAATGTTTCGATCTCCTTTTCCCCCTCATTGGCGAGATGGCCGGTGGGTCCCTCAGAGAACATCGTCTAGATCATCTCACTCGTGCGATCGAAcagaatggaatgaaggtAGAAGACTACGAGTGGTATATTGATTTGAGAAGGTACGGATCGATACCTCATGGAGGTTGGGGGATGGGTTGGGATAGATGGATAAGTTATGTGACGGGCGTGGGGAACGTAAGAGATGTGGTGGCTTACCCGAGATGGAAGGGACATTGCAAATACTGA